In a single window of the Zea mays cultivar B73 chromosome 5, Zm-B73-REFERENCE-NAM-5.0, whole genome shotgun sequence genome:
- the LOC100273931 gene encoding carbamoyl-phosphate synthase small chain isoform X1: MAAPPATAPAASRCLSGAKSCWAAERSSSSFAVSAPSTGLRQSRSRVLSVRAKVATGVQRASTVDDGAKRPWKLSDARLVLEDGSVWRAKSFGASGTQVGEVVFNTSLTGYQEILTDPSYAGQFVLMTNPHIGNTGVNPDDEESNQCFLGGLIIRNLSICTSNWRCKETLEEYLTKRNIMGIYDVDTRAITRRLREDGSLIGVLSTDQSQTDNELLEMAKKWKIVGVDLISGVTCDAPYEWLDKTDSEWEFKRDQSSETFHVVAYDFGIKHNILRRLTSYGCKITVVPANWPASEVLNLKPNGVLFSNGPGDPAAVPYAVKTVQDIIGKVPVFGICMGHQLIGQALGGKTFKMKFGHHGGNHPVCDLRSGRVDISAQNHNYAVDPESLPEGAEVTHVNLNDNSCAGLQYAKMKLVSLQYHPESSPGPHDSDTAFGEFIELMKSNRL, translated from the exons ATGGCGGCGCCTCCGGCCACGGCTCCCGCGGCCTCCCGGTGTCTCTCCGGTGCCAAGTCGTGCTGGGCTGCTGAGCGGAGCTCCAGCTCGTTTGCCGTCTCGGCGCCTTCTACTGGCCTCCGGCAAAGTAGGAGCCGCGTCCTCAGCGTTCGTGCCAAG GTTGCCACTGGCGTGCAGAGAGCCAGCACTGTGGATGATGGAG CGAAAAGGCCGTGGAAGCTCAGTGATGCTCGTCTTGTCCTGGAAGATGGTTCAGTGTGGAGGGCCAAGTCTTTTGGCGCATCAGGAACACAAGTCGGTGAAGTTGTTTTCAACACATCACTGACAGG CTATCAGGAGATTTTGACAGATCCAAGCTATGCTGGTCAATTTGTCCTGATGACCAATCCCCATATTGGTAACACTGGCGTTAATCCTG ACGATGAAGAATCAAACCAATGTTTTCTTGGTGGCCTTATCATAAGAAATCTAAGCATATG TACTTCCAACTGGCGATGCAAAGAAACACTTGAAGAGTATCTGACTAAGAGGAACATCATGGGAATAT ATGACGTGGATACACGTGCTATAACACGAAGATTAAGAGAAGACGGCAGTCTTATTGGTGTCTTGAGTACTGATCAGTCTCAGACAGACAATGAGTTGTTGGAAATGGCCAAAAAGTGGAAAATTGTTG GAGTTGATTTGATTAGTGGTGTCACATGTGATGCTCCATATGAATGGTTGGACAAGACTGACTCAGAATGGGAGTTCAAGAGGGATCAGTCAAGTGAAACTTTTCAT GTGGTTGCCTATGACTTTGGTATCAAACATAATATTTTGAGACGATTGACATCATATGGATGCAAAATAACAGTTGTTCCAGCAAATTGGCCTGCTTCAGAGGTACTCAATTTGAAGCCTAATGGTGTTCTTTTTAGCAATGGTCCTGGAGATCCAGCTGCAGTTCCCTATGCTGTGAAGACAGTACAAGACATAATTGGAAAGGTTCCTGTTTTCGGCATCTGTATGGGCCACCAATTGATTGGGCAGGCGCTTGGTGGGAAGACATTTAAAATGAAATTTGGTCATCATGGTGGGAATCACCCTGTCTGTGATCTCCGTAGTGGGCGTGTAGACATAAGTGCACAG AACCATAACTACGCAGTTGACCCAGAATCACTTCCAGAAGGAGCAGAAGTAACTCACGTCAATCTCAACGACAATAGTTGTGCTGGCCTTCAGTACGCCAAGATGAAGCTTGTGTCTCTCCAGTACCATCCTGAGTCTTCCCCAGGTCCGCATGATTCCGACACAG CCTTCGGTGAGTTTATAGAGCTCATGAAGAGCAACAGATTGTGA
- the LOC103627622 gene encoding inorganic pyrophosphatase TTM1, whose product MDQHDSMADSPRRRHNLLRDKVQLVKRKDSDRYEIVRFHDPLSFEKGFFVVIRACQLLAQHNDGIIFVGVAGPSGAGKTVFTEKVVNFMPDVAVISMDNYNDATRIVDGNFDDPRLTDYDTLLENIHGLKEGRSVQVPIYDFKSSCRTGYRTVDVPSSRIVIIEGIYALSEKLRPVIDLRVSVTGGVHFDLVKRVLRDIQRAGQEPEEIIHQISETVYPMYKAFIEPDLETAHIKIINKFNPFSGFQNPMYILKSPRSLGPEKIKAVLGDDHTESNEETYDIYLLPPGEDPEACQSYLRMRNREGKYNLMFEEWVTDNSFIISPRITFEVSVRLLGGLMALGYTIAAILKRSTRVFSDGKATVKIDWLEQLNRQYIQVQGRDRLYVKSVADQLGLDGSYIPRTYIEQIQLEKLINDVMALPEDLKTKLSIDDELVSSPKEAFSRVSADRRNKLMKSGLSQSYSTHGDKNIVKLSKLTETNRRFGGGRALEPPAINQGAITQLSEQISTLNERMDEFTSRVEELNSKFTVKKHLPSQQNLALPNDACNGSTPTNLFVSHLGNGTLIPHSSSSNQLSKDSPMIEEIMNITRGQRQVIHQLDNLTNLLHEHLVLTRQTNNTASRNRVLDSDTLICPLICLTVASIGYFMFKGLSRG is encoded by the exons ATGGACCAACATGATTCCATGGCTGACTCACCAAGGAGGCGGCACAACCTTTTGCGTGACAAGGTCCAATTGGTGAAAAGGAAAGATTCAGATCGCTATGAGATCGTCCGCTTCCATGATCCACTGTCTTTTGAGaaaggcttctttgttgtgatccGTGCTTGCCAGCTTTTGGCACAGCACAATGACGGGATAATATTTGTTGGTGTTGCTGGCCCCTCTGGTGCTGGGAAGACTGTGTTCACTGAGAAGGTGGTCAATTTCATGCCTGATGTTGCTGTGATATCAATGGACAACTATAATGACGCAACTCGCATAGTCGATGGCAATTTTGATG ATCCACGTCTGACAGACTATGACACACTGCTGGAAAATATACATGGTCTGAAGGAAGGAAGGTCAGTTCAGGTTCCAATATATGATTTCAAGTCAAGCTGCCGGACTGGTTATAG AACAGTTGATGTCCCTAGCTCCCGAATTGTTATCATTGAAGGTATTTATGCACTGAGTGAGAAGTTACGGCCAGTGATAGACTTGCGTGTTTCTGTCACTGGTGGTGTTCATTTTGACCtagtcaagagggttttaagggaTATACAGCGAGCTGGCCAGGAGCCTGAAGAAATAATTCATCAGATCTCTGAAACG GTTTATCCAATGTACAAGGCTTTCATCGAACCAGATTTGGAGACCGCACATATTAAGATCATCAACAAGTTCAACCCATTTTCAGGGTTCCAAAATCCTATGTACATTCTAAAG TCACCAAGGTCTCTAGGACCTGAGAAAATCAAGGCTGTGCTTGGTGATGATCATACGGAAAGCAACGAAGAAACTTATGATATATATCTGCTTCCACCTGGTGAAGACCCAGAAGCATGCCAATCTTACTTGAGAATGCGGAATAGGGAAGGGAAATATAATCTAATGTTTGAG GAATGGGTGACCGACAATTCTTTTATCATATCACCAAGGATCACTTTTGAAGTCAGTGTTCGTCTTCTTGGTGGTTTGATGGCATTGGGATATACTATAGCAGCTATACTGAAGAGAAGCACTCGTGTTTTTTCTGATGGCAAGGCAACTGTTAAAATTGATTGGCTGGAACAACTTAACAGACAATATATACAA GTGCAAGGAAGAGATCGGCTTTATGTTAAATCTGTAGCGGATCAGTTAGGTTTGGATGGTTCTTACATACCACGCACATATATTGAACAAATTCAGCTGGAGAAATTGATTAATGATGTTATG GCGTTACCAGAAGATTTGAAGACAAAGCTCAGCATCGACGATGAGCTGGTCTCAAGTCCAAAGGAAGCCTTTTCCCGTGTTTCGGCTGATCGGAGAAACAAACTTATGAAGAG TGGCCTATCTCAATCATATTCAACACACGGAGACAAAAATATTGTGAAATTGAGTAAACTAACAGAAACCAATAGGAGGTTTGGTGGAGGGCGGGCCCTTGAACCGCCTGCTATCAACCAG GGTGCAATCACCCAGCTTTCAGAACAGATATCAACATTGAATGAAAGGATGGATGAGTTTACCTCTCGAGTTGAAGAACTCAACTCGAAATTTACAGTGAAAAAACATTTGCCCAGTCAGCAGAACTTAGCTCTTCCAAATGATGCTTGCAATGGTTCCACGCCTACAAATCTCTTTGTCTCTCATTTAGGCAATGGTACTCTGATACCTCATTCTTCATCATCAAACCAACTTTCAAAGGATTCCCCGATGATAGAAGAG ATTATGAACATAACAAGAGGTCAGCGCCAGGTTATACATCAGCTCGACAATCTGACAAATCTGCTTCACGAGCATTTGGTCTTAACACGCCAGACTAATAATACCGCCAGCAGGAACCGGGTGCTGGATAGCGACACACTCATCTGTCCACTTATTTGCCTGACTGTTGCCAGTATCGGTTACTTCATGTTTAAAGGTCTCAGTAGGGGCTGA
- the LOC100280937 gene encoding kinesin light chain, with protein sequence MPGITMDGFVAEEVPNRVNSSPQNENLPAPNSTAASTMAPSMQSEALEMHVESSGTGEPSIEQLYNNVCEMKSSSEGGSLSHESFGSDGEESRIDSELRHLVAGEMEAMKVIEEEEENGSVANVVPPVPAENGTPVKEQPSKSSNKSKKDSKSQLESDASVGPNRKASTEEGEREVSKQATRVGRRRKSNANPQNGTEDAGLDNPDLGPFLLKHARDLLASENSRRALKYALRATKTFEKCAGGKPSLNLVMSLHVVAAIYCNLGKYEEALPVLHRSLEIPVIEEGQEHALAKFSGCMQLGDTYGMLGQTALSLQWYASGLEIQKQTLGEQDPRVGETCRYLAEAHVQALQLDEAQRLCQIALDIHREHGGTASLEETADRRLMGLIYDTKGDHEAALEHLVMAGTAMIANGQETEVASVDCSIGDIYLSLGRYDEAVFAYQKALTVFKTSKGENHATVASVFVRIADLYNKSGKLRESKSYCENALKIYQKPIPGTSLEEIATGLTDVSAIYETMNEHEQALKLLQKALKMYNNSAGQQSTIAGIEAQMGVLHYILGNYGESYDSFKSAIAKLRTCGEKKSAFFGIALNQMGLACVQRYSINEAAELFEEARTVLEQEYGPYHPDTLGVYSNLAGTYDAMGRLDEAIEILEYVVGMREEKLGTANPDVDDEKRRLGELLKEAGRVRSRKAKSLENLLETNPYIATKRNAVAA encoded by the exons ATGCCTGGAATTACAATGGATGGATTTGTTGCAGAGGAGGTGCCGAACAGGGTGAATTCCTCTCCACAGAATGAAAATCTGCCCGCCCCAAATTCGACGGCAGCTTCAACAATGGCGCCAAGCATGCAAAGTGAGGCACTTGAGATGCATGTCGAGAGCTCCGGTACTGGGGAGCCCTCAATTGAGCAGCTCTACAACAATGTGTGCGAGATGAAGAGCTCAAGTGAGGGTGGCTCCCTGTCACATGAGAGCTTTGGCTCAGATGGGGAGGAGTCTAGGATTGATTCAGAGCTTCGCCATCTTGTTGCTGGGGAGATGGAGGCCATGAAGGTGATTGAGGAGGAAGAGGAGAATGGTAGTGTTGCCAACGTTGTGCCACCGGTTCCCGCTGAGAATGGAACCCCAGTAAAGGAGCAGCCTTCCAAATCGTCCAACAAGTCGAAGAAGGACTCAAAATCACAGCTTGAGTCTGATGCCTCTGTTGGTCCCAATAGGAAGGCGTCCACTGAGGAAGGTGAGAGGGAGGTCAGCAAACAGGCAACCCGAGTTGGCCGTCGGCGGAAATCAAATGCCAATCCACAGAATGGAACAGAAGATGCTGGGCTTGATAACCCAGACCTTGGTCCATTTCTTCTCAAACATGCAAGAGACTTGCTTGCCTCAGAAAACTCACGTCGGGCACTGAAATATGCTCTCCGTGCCACTAAGACATTTGAGAAATGTGCTGGTGGAAAACCAAGCTTGAACTTAGTCATGAGTTTGCATGTTGTTGCAGCAATCTACTGCAACTTGGGAAAATATGAAGAGGCTTTACCTGTGCTGCATCGATCTCTTGAGATCCCTGTAATTGAGGAAGGTCAGGAACATGCTCTTGCAAAGTTTTCTGGTTGCATGCAGTTAGGGGACACCTATGGCATGCTAGGTCAAACTGCACTCTCACTGCAATGGTATGCTTCTGGGCTTGAAATACAAAAGCAAACATTGGGAGAGCAAGACCCAAGGGTTGGAGAGACTTGTCGGTACTTAGCTGAGGCCCATGTGCAGGCATTACAACTCGATGAAGCACAAAGATTGTGTCAGATAGCCCTTGACATCCACAGGGAGCATGGCGGGACAGCCTCACTAGAAGAAACAGCTGATAGGAGGCTGATGGGTCTAATCTATGACACCAAGGGTGATCATGAAGCTGCCTTGGAGCATCTAGTGATGGCCGGCACGGCCATGATAGCCAATGGTCAGGAGACAGAGGTGGCCTCAGTGGATTGCAGCATTGGTGATATCTACCTCTCCTTGGGCCGGTATGATGAGGCTGTGTTTGCTTACCAGAAAGCTCTTACTGTATTCaagaccagcaaaggggagaatcATGCAACTGTGGCTTCTGTTTTTGTGCGCATAGCGGATCTGTACAATAAGTCAGGGAAGCTGAGGGAGTCAAAATCTTACTGTGAAAACGCTCTCAAAATTTACCAAAAACCTATTCCAGGGACTTCTCTGGAAGAAATTGCCACTGGTTTAACTGATGTTTCAGCCATATATGAGACGATGAATGAGCATGAGCAAGCACTCAAGTTACTTCAGAAGGCCTTAAAAATGTACAACAATTCTGCTGGCCAACAGAGCACAATTGCTGGAATTGAGGCTCAGATGGGTGTCTTGCACTATATTTTGGGCAATTATGGCGAGTCATATGATTCCTTCAAGAGTGCGATTGCAAAGCTCCGCACCTGTGGTGAGAAAAAGTCTGCCTTCTTCGGAATTGCCCTGAACCAGATGGGATTGGCATGCGTTCAAAGATATTCGATAAATGAAGCAGCAGAACTGTTTGAGGAAGCTAGAACAGTTCTGGAACAAGAATACGGGCCTTATCATCCAGATACTTTAGGAGTGTACAGTAATCTTGCTGGAACTTATGATGCAATGGGCAG ACTTGATGAGGCCATCGAGATCTTGGAATATGTTGTTGGAATGCGCGAGGAGAAGCTAGGTACGGCAAACCCAGATGTCGACGACGAGAAGCGGAGGCTTGGGGAGCTATTGAAGGAGGCTGGCCGGGTGCGAAGCAGAAAGGCAAAGTCCCTGGAGAATCTGCTCGAGACCAACCCATATATCGCCACCAAGAGAAATGCAGTTGCTGCATGA